The following coding sequences lie in one Posidoniimonas polymericola genomic window:
- a CDS encoding aldo/keto reductase: protein MSDLDRRKFLGASAGLAAGMAAAQSAVAAEQSSTIDQPQDLPPGEVPPPPMITLGDTGVKMSRLGQGTGVHGGNRQSDQTRMGFQEIVSLFHHAYDRGLRFFDLADLYGTHVYFREALRTIPRDEVAILTKVWWRYDGPEDKTSDAERAQDTRATLERFRHELTTDYLDIVLLHCLMDGQWRGKMDPYMDVMNEEKEKGRIKAVGVSCHDFTALKAAAAEPWVDVILARINPKGVLMDASPDEVIAVLRQAKAAGKAIIGMKILGEGKLADQREECMKFAQGHDFMDAMTIGFEKPEQIDEVLRLMAKYPSQANG, encoded by the coding sequence ATGTCGGATCTTGATCGCAGGAAGTTTCTCGGCGCCTCGGCCGGCCTGGCCGCGGGCATGGCCGCCGCCCAGTCAGCGGTAGCGGCCGAGCAGTCGTCGACCATCGACCAGCCGCAGGACCTGCCGCCCGGTGAGGTTCCGCCCCCTCCGATGATCACCCTCGGCGACACCGGCGTGAAGATGTCGCGGCTGGGGCAGGGCACCGGAGTGCACGGCGGCAACCGGCAGTCCGACCAGACGCGGATGGGATTCCAGGAAATCGTCAGTCTGTTCCACCACGCCTACGACCGCGGCCTCCGCTTCTTCGACCTCGCCGACCTGTACGGCACGCACGTCTACTTCCGCGAGGCGCTCCGCACGATCCCCCGCGACGAGGTCGCCATCCTGACGAAGGTCTGGTGGCGGTACGACGGCCCCGAGGACAAGACCTCCGACGCCGAGCGCGCCCAGGACACCCGCGCCACGCTCGAGCGATTCCGCCACGAGCTCACCACCGACTACCTCGACATCGTCCTCCTGCACTGCCTGATGGACGGCCAGTGGCGCGGCAAGATGGACCCGTACATGGACGTCATGAACGAGGAGAAGGAGAAGGGCCGCATCAAGGCGGTCGGCGTGTCGTGCCACGACTTCACCGCCCTCAAGGCCGCCGCCGCCGAGCCGTGGGTCGACGTTATCCTCGCCCGCATTAACCCCAAGGGCGTGCTGATGGACGCCTCGCCCGACGAGGTCATCGCCGTCCTGCGTCAGGCCAAGGCCGCCGGCAAGGCGATCATCGGCATGAAGATCTTAGGCGAGGGCAAGCTGGCCGATCAGCGCGAGGAGTGCATGAAGTTTGCCCAGGGCCACGACTTCATGGACGCCATGACCATCGGCTTCGAGAAGCCCGAGCAGATCGACGAGGTGCTAAGGCTGATGGCCAAGTACCCGTCGCAGGCCAACGGTTGA
- a CDS encoding 3-keto-disaccharide hydrolase, protein MVCLLAATVSPADEPAAADSGRLEFRIVAEPTREDDQSVIEVAQQLPPGQKTVTVDGEVRARWVELEDREFGPNANFGRLATRNANGAREALVLIDPLNVTEQDLAQIEKSKDETGRAAISFELNDEGADRFGRLTGDNLPDASGRARRLGVLVDGRLISAPSLRTRITSRAQISGGSMTDAEVDQLVQAISANIPPSASGESVSLFNGQDLTGWHADVPERDNNPEARMPFVVRDGMLVSLGTPGGHLITDEQHGDYRLEVEYRFAGKPGNCGVLVHASQPRALYGMFPQSLEVQMMHENAGDFWCIHEDIAVPDMVARRGPKEKWGGRDGDARRIVNLTDGSEKPLGEWNRMVVECLGNQIKVWVNGDLVNHGHDCTAKQGQIAVQAEGSEVEFRKLLLTPITELSDAAPE, encoded by the coding sequence ATGGTCTGCTTGCTCGCGGCGACGGTCTCGCCCGCCGACGAACCGGCGGCCGCCGACAGCGGTCGGCTCGAGTTCCGCATCGTGGCCGAGCCAACCCGGGAAGACGACCAATCGGTGATTGAGGTGGCCCAGCAACTCCCCCCCGGCCAAAAGACCGTCACGGTGGACGGAGAAGTGCGGGCCCGCTGGGTCGAGCTCGAGGATCGGGAGTTTGGACCGAACGCCAATTTCGGGCGTCTGGCGACGCGTAATGCAAACGGCGCCCGGGAAGCATTGGTGCTGATTGATCCGCTCAATGTGACCGAGCAAGACCTCGCTCAAATCGAGAAGAGCAAAGACGAGACCGGCCGAGCAGCGATCAGCTTCGAACTCAACGATGAAGGCGCCGACCGTTTCGGGCGCCTGACTGGGGACAACCTTCCCGACGCCTCCGGCCGTGCGCGTCGGCTTGGCGTCTTGGTTGACGGTAGGCTGATTTCGGCGCCCAGCCTGCGGACAAGGATCACCAGCCGGGCCCAAATCTCCGGCGGCTCTATGACCGACGCCGAGGTCGACCAGCTGGTTCAGGCCATCAGTGCGAACATCCCCCCTTCGGCGTCTGGCGAGTCGGTCAGCTTGTTCAACGGCCAGGACCTCACAGGCTGGCACGCCGACGTGCCGGAGCGGGACAACAACCCCGAAGCGCGGATGCCGTTTGTCGTGCGGGACGGCATGCTGGTGAGTCTCGGCACGCCGGGCGGGCATTTGATCACGGACGAGCAGCACGGCGACTACCGCTTGGAGGTCGAGTACCGCTTTGCCGGCAAGCCCGGCAACTGTGGTGTGCTGGTGCACGCGTCGCAGCCGCGGGCGCTGTACGGGATGTTCCCGCAGTCGCTCGAGGTGCAGATGATGCACGAGAACGCCGGCGACTTCTGGTGCATCCACGAGGACATCGCCGTGCCCGACATGGTCGCCCGGCGCGGTCCAAAGGAGAAGTGGGGCGGCCGCGACGGCGACGCACGGCGGATCGTCAACCTAACCGACGGCTCCGAGAAGCCGCTCGGCGAGTGGAACCGGATGGTCGTCGAATGCCTGGGCAACCAGATCAAGGTGTGGGTCAACGGCGACCTGGTCAACCACGGCCACGACTGCACCGCCAAGCAGGGCCAGATTGCCGTGCAGGCCGAGGGCTCGGAGGTCGAGTTCCGTAAGCTGCTGCTGACGCCGATCACCGAGTTGAGCGACGCGGCGCCGGAATAG
- a CDS encoding BBP7 family outer membrane beta-barrel protein, with protein MNPGCSTCGPTGADAGAAYGYGAGCAGDSAYSGGSCYGSDAAACGVAYPSCAAPAPPSAVWSFSLGALYLQRDHGNNYAFSYDDPNEDLQYLNQRDADFSGGMGFETRLARYDACTKHGLELVYWQLLPTDEEAMVLGSSLAGNLSAILNYDQLDYSGATADNFTNNAFAHRLRREMDVYNVEANHGIVLTDACGSGATVASLVGFRLFRFDERLQFASDPNDSMFTYETDELYYDIDTQNLLVGCQLGGSVNRPMTGCFSLTAVAKAGVFGNFCESSSRISGAAGTATINNGPNNGASWMVSNDKVDVAMMAEMALGFAYQPTRRWRLTADYRVIGVSGVALPTNQIYHDLRGINDVALLQTNGHVILHGAYLGMERCF; from the coding sequence GTGAACCCCGGCTGCAGCACCTGCGGGCCGACGGGCGCCGATGCTGGCGCCGCCTACGGATACGGCGCCGGCTGTGCTGGTGACTCCGCGTACTCCGGTGGGTCCTGCTACGGCTCTGATGCGGCGGCGTGTGGCGTTGCGTACCCGTCCTGTGCCGCCCCGGCGCCCCCATCGGCGGTTTGGTCGTTCTCGCTTGGCGCCCTCTACCTGCAGCGCGACCACGGCAACAACTACGCCTTCTCCTACGACGACCCGAACGAAGACCTCCAGTACCTCAATCAGCGTGACGCCGATTTCAGCGGCGGCATGGGCTTCGAGACCCGCCTCGCCCGCTACGACGCCTGCACCAAGCACGGGCTGGAACTGGTCTACTGGCAGCTGCTGCCGACCGACGAGGAGGCGATGGTGCTCGGCTCGTCGCTGGCGGGCAACCTGAGCGCGATTCTCAACTACGACCAGCTCGACTACAGCGGCGCCACCGCCGACAACTTCACCAACAACGCCTTCGCCCACCGCCTGCGGCGGGAGATGGACGTCTACAACGTCGAGGCGAACCACGGCATTGTTCTGACCGACGCCTGCGGCTCGGGGGCGACGGTGGCGTCGCTGGTCGGTTTCCGCCTGTTCCGCTTCGACGAGCGGCTGCAGTTCGCGTCCGACCCGAACGACTCGATGTTCACCTACGAGACCGACGAGCTCTACTACGACATCGACACGCAGAACCTGCTGGTCGGCTGCCAGCTAGGCGGCAGCGTCAACCGCCCGATGACCGGCTGCTTCAGCCTGACCGCGGTGGCCAAGGCGGGCGTGTTCGGCAATTTCTGCGAGTCGAGCTCGCGGATCTCCGGCGCCGCCGGCACGGCGACCATCAACAACGGCCCCAACAACGGCGCCAGCTGGATGGTCAGCAACGACAAGGTAGACGTCGCGATGATGGCCGAGATGGCGCTCGGCTTCGCCTACCAGCCGACCCGCCGCTGGCGGTTGACGGCCGACTACCGCGTGATCGGCGTGTCGGGCGTCGCGCTGCCGACCAACCAGATCTACCACGACCTGCGCGGCATCAACGACGTCGCCCTGCTGCAGACCAACGGCCACGTGATCCTGCACGGCGCCTACCTCGGCATGGAACGCTGCTTCTGA
- the ilvD gene encoding dihydroxy-acid dehydratase, whose translation MLNKYSSKITQPKSQGASQAMLYGTGLNESDMNLPQVGIASMWYDGNTCNMHLLDLGNEVKEGMRPAGLVGMRFNTIGVSDGISMGTSGMSYSLQSRDLIADSIETVMQAQWYDALIALPGCDKNMPGCLIAMGRLNRPAIMIYGGTIKPGFTKGSGGDEKRDIVSAFQCYGEWLAGRITEEERKDIVQHSCPGAGACGGMYTANTMASAIEAMGMSLPYSSSIPAEHPDKKRECHEAAKAIYNLLELDLKPRDIMTRAAFENAMVLIMALGGSTNAVLHLLAMARSVDVELTIDDFQKVSDKIPYLADLKPSGSFVQEDLHTIGGTPAVMKMLLDADLIDGSCMTVTGKSIAENLENLPGLKEGQTIVRPLDKPLKETGHIRIMRGNFCPDGAVAKITGKEGLVFTGVANCFDSEEDMLHALEEKKINKGDVVIIRYEGPQGGPGMPEMLTPTSAIMGAGLGKDVALITDGRFSGGSHGFIVGHVTPEAQVGGPIALVKNGDKLTIDAEANLITLDVTDDELAKRKSAWKAPEYKATRGTLYKYIKNVKSASEGCVTDE comes from the coding sequence ATGCTCAACAAGTACTCCAGCAAGATCACCCAACCGAAGTCCCAGGGCGCCAGCCAGGCGATGCTGTACGGCACGGGCCTGAACGAATCCGACATGAACCTGCCGCAGGTCGGCATCGCCAGCATGTGGTACGACGGCAACACCTGCAACATGCACCTGCTGGACCTCGGCAATGAAGTCAAGGAAGGCATGCGCCCCGCCGGGCTGGTCGGCATGCGGTTCAACACGATCGGCGTGTCCGACGGCATCTCAATGGGCACCAGCGGGATGAGCTACAGCCTGCAGTCGCGTGACCTGATCGCCGACAGCATCGAGACCGTCATGCAGGCCCAGTGGTACGACGCGTTGATCGCCCTGCCCGGCTGCGACAAGAACATGCCGGGCTGCTTGATCGCGATGGGCCGGCTCAACCGCCCGGCGATCATGATCTACGGCGGCACCATCAAGCCCGGCTTCACCAAGGGCTCCGGCGGCGACGAGAAGCGTGACATTGTCTCGGCGTTCCAGTGCTACGGCGAGTGGCTCGCGGGCCGGATCACCGAGGAGGAGCGGAAGGACATCGTGCAGCACAGCTGCCCCGGCGCCGGCGCGTGCGGCGGCATGTACACCGCCAACACCATGGCCAGCGCCATCGAGGCGATGGGCATGAGCCTGCCTTACAGCAGCTCGATCCCGGCCGAGCACCCCGACAAGAAGCGGGAGTGCCACGAGGCGGCCAAGGCGATCTACAACCTGCTGGAACTCGACCTCAAGCCGCGCGACATCATGACCCGCGCCGCGTTCGAGAACGCGATGGTACTGATCATGGCGCTCGGCGGCTCGACCAACGCCGTGCTGCACCTGTTGGCGATGGCCCGCAGCGTGGACGTGGAGCTGACGATCGACGACTTCCAGAAGGTGAGCGACAAGATCCCCTACCTGGCCGACCTCAAGCCGTCCGGATCGTTCGTGCAGGAGGACCTGCACACCATCGGCGGCACGCCGGCGGTGATGAAGATGCTGCTCGACGCCGACCTGATCGACGGCTCGTGCATGACGGTCACCGGCAAGTCCATCGCCGAGAACCTCGAGAACCTGCCCGGCCTCAAGGAGGGCCAGACCATCGTGCGTCCGCTCGACAAGCCGCTCAAAGAGACCGGCCACATCCGCATCATGCGCGGCAACTTCTGCCCCGACGGCGCGGTCGCCAAGATCACCGGCAAGGAAGGCCTGGTGTTCACCGGCGTGGCCAACTGTTTCGACAGCGAAGAGGACATGCTGCACGCCTTGGAAGAGAAGAAGATCAATAAAGGCGACGTCGTGATCATCCGCTACGAGGGCCCCCAGGGCGGCCCCGGCATGCCGGAGATGCTCACCCCGACCAGCGCCATCATGGGCGCCGGCCTCGGCAAGGACGTCGCGCTGATCACCGACGGCCGCTTCTCCGGCGGCAGCCACGGCTTCATCGTCGGCCACGTCACGCCCGAGGCCCAGGTCGGCGGCCCGATCGCCCTGGTCAAGAACGGCGACAAGCTCACCATCGACGCCGAGGCCAACCTCATCACCCTCGACGTCACCGACGACGAATTGGCCAAGCGCAAGTCCGCCTGGAAGGCTCCCGAGTACAAGGCGACCCGCGGCACGCTTTACAAGTACATCAAGAACGTGAAGAGCGCTAGCGAGGGGTGCGTGACGGATGAGTGA
- the secD gene encoding protein translocase subunit SecD: protein MRHTKPAFRFSPFARAGLLACLLAALMVSFAAPQAAYSQDEGDAATAEAAAPADEAPAGEEAASEEPAADATDPAPAAEDSGTAEPAEEATTEDPAAEEANAAATDAEGDSTTNAAAGGATLAGEEAAGFDWANALLIIAVLVVPVVVGNWLAGVLKMPDHGWKLALVLTSVAVGGLIVATGTFKGGTDLSGGTTLVYEIADKDRIIDENNPNASAPEESGEGKQKVKIDQVINALKMRVDPSGTKEVAIRSYGDDIEVIVPQASSQDELKHVKAMLTDLGELEFRILASAGWPNDKPVIDAAMALPPSQKSVEIGGQERGRWVQFDEREFGDGEGRLVTRQTRAEPEALVLIDPLNVTGEYLTSARSDFDETGRPAVGFRFDARGSARFGQLTGDNLPNASGRQRSLAIILDEKILSAPGIKSRITSNGQISGGSMTKQEVERIVAVLDAGSLPAALNKTPISEETISATIGVKTIEQGKFAISVSLIAVLIFIVIYYRFAGLVACLALAINMLLVLALMVLFGAAFTLPGLAGLVLTVGMSVDANVLIFERIREEMARGAALRMAIRNGFDRATTTIVDANVTTLITGVVLYAIGTDQIRGFAVTLILGILMSMYSAIFCSRLVFDIAERKRWIKSLSFSQIIGDTSFDFIGKRGMAAVFSIALIAIGLFSVFGRGSGILDIDFTGGASVTQVLAEGVDMGIAEVRDTVAAAQVGEETLGDKNLTVTERGEGGKRFTVRSSVEDVDSVKQALTDAFGDKLLKNSVAIGEVNPFTEGGFEGSQVELTFNQGDAYSKDDGFSHDVLEERIAAILADKGAKVAPVLENPEYVEDSSLRFKDWTLKLQGQTAEQTRAVAEDLQQQLAGQPIFPLANKIGGKVAGGMQRKAIQAIVVSLLGIIAYVWFRFQNIAFGLAAVVALVHDVLVTLGAIAISAYLVNMVPALAEALQIQSFQISLTVVAAFLTIIGYSLNDTIVIFDRVREVRGKSPKLTFSMVNTSINQTLSRTVLTSLTTLLVVILLYFFGGPGIHSFAFALVVGVIVGTYSTIFIACPALLSMVGASPDPAAKSGGSSGGSSSSDAA from the coding sequence ATGCGACACACGAAGCCAGCGTTTCGTTTCTCCCCGTTCGCCCGGGCCGGGCTGCTTGCCTGCCTGCTGGCGGCCCTGATGGTGTCGTTCGCCGCGCCGCAGGCCGCCTACTCGCAGGACGAGGGCGACGCCGCCACCGCCGAGGCAGCCGCCCCGGCAGACGAAGCCCCTGCCGGCGAAGAAGCCGCTAGCGAGGAGCCGGCAGCCGACGCGACCGACCCCGCGCCTGCGGCCGAGGACTCCGGCACGGCCGAGCCCGCCGAAGAGGCAACGACTGAAGATCCGGCTGCCGAAGAGGCAAATGCCGCGGCGACCGACGCCGAGGGCGATTCGACGACAAACGCCGCCGCAGGCGGGGCCACCCTAGCAGGCGAAGAGGCCGCCGGGTTCGACTGGGCCAACGCCCTGCTGATTATCGCCGTGCTGGTCGTGCCGGTCGTGGTCGGCAACTGGCTGGCCGGCGTGCTGAAGATGCCGGACCACGGCTGGAAGCTGGCCCTGGTGCTGACCTCGGTCGCCGTGGGCGGGTTGATCGTCGCCACCGGCACGTTCAAGGGCGGCACCGACCTCAGCGGCGGCACAACCCTGGTCTATGAGATCGCCGACAAAGACCGCATCATCGATGAGAACAACCCCAACGCGTCCGCGCCAGAAGAGAGCGGCGAGGGCAAGCAGAAGGTCAAGATCGACCAGGTCATCAACGCCCTAAAGATGCGTGTCGACCCGTCCGGCACCAAGGAAGTCGCCATCCGGTCGTACGGTGATGACATCGAGGTGATCGTGCCGCAGGCGTCGTCGCAGGACGAACTGAAACACGTCAAGGCAATGCTGACCGACCTCGGCGAGCTGGAGTTCCGCATCCTCGCCAGCGCCGGTTGGCCGAACGACAAGCCCGTCATCGACGCGGCAATGGCGCTCCCGCCGAGCCAGAAGAGCGTCGAGATCGGTGGTCAGGAGCGTGGCCGCTGGGTCCAATTCGACGAGCGTGAGTTTGGCGATGGCGAGGGCCGCCTGGTTACCCGCCAGACCCGCGCCGAGCCCGAGGCCCTGGTGCTGATCGACCCGCTCAACGTCACCGGCGAGTACCTCACCTCGGCCCGCTCCGACTTTGACGAGACCGGCCGCCCCGCGGTCGGCTTCCGCTTCGACGCCCGCGGGAGCGCCAGGTTTGGCCAGCTCACCGGCGACAACCTGCCGAACGCCTCGGGCCGGCAGCGCTCGCTCGCCATCATCCTCGACGAGAAGATCCTCTCGGCGCCCGGCATCAAGTCGCGGATCACGAGCAACGGCCAGATCTCTGGCGGCTCGATGACCAAGCAGGAGGTGGAGCGGATCGTCGCGGTGCTCGACGCGGGCAGCCTGCCGGCGGCGCTCAACAAGACGCCAATCAGCGAAGAGACCATCAGCGCCACGATCGGCGTTAAGACGATTGAGCAGGGCAAGTTCGCCATCTCGGTCTCGCTGATCGCCGTGCTGATTTTCATCGTGATCTACTACCGCTTCGCCGGCCTGGTTGCCTGCCTGGCGCTCGCCATCAACATGCTGCTGGTGCTGGCGCTGATGGTGCTGTTCGGCGCCGCGTTTACCCTGCCCGGCCTGGCCGGCCTGGTGCTGACGGTCGGCATGAGCGTCGACGCGAACGTGCTGATCTTCGAGCGTATCCGCGAGGAGATGGCCCGCGGCGCCGCCCTGCGGATGGCGATCCGCAACGGCTTCGACCGCGCCACCACCACCATCGTCGACGCCAACGTCACGACGCTGATCACCGGCGTGGTGCTGTACGCGATCGGCACCGACCAGATCCGCGGCTTCGCGGTGACGCTCATCCTCGGCATCCTGATGAGTATGTACTCGGCCATCTTCTGCTCGCGGCTGGTGTTCGACATCGCCGAACGGAAGCGGTGGATCAAGTCGCTCAGCTTCTCGCAGATCATTGGCGACACCAGCTTCGACTTCATCGGCAAGCGTGGCATGGCCGCGGTCTTCTCGATCGCGCTGATCGCGATCGGCCTGTTCAGCGTGTTCGGCCGCGGCTCGGGAATCCTCGACATCGACTTCACCGGCGGCGCCAGCGTCACCCAGGTGCTGGCCGAGGGCGTCGACATGGGTATCGCAGAGGTCCGCGACACCGTGGCCGCCGCCCAGGTCGGCGAGGAGACCCTCGGCGACAAGAACCTGACGGTCACCGAGCGGGGCGAGGGCGGCAAGCGTTTCACCGTCCGCTCGAGCGTCGAGGACGTCGACTCGGTGAAGCAGGCCCTGACCGACGCGTTCGGCGACAAGCTGCTGAAGAACTCGGTCGCGATCGGCGAGGTCAATCCGTTCACCGAGGGCGGCTTCGAGGGCTCGCAGGTCGAGCTGACCTTCAACCAGGGCGACGCCTACTCCAAGGACGACGGCTTCTCGCACGACGTGCTGGAGGAACGCATCGCGGCCATCCTGGCCGACAAGGGCGCCAAGGTCGCCCCGGTGCTCGAGAACCCCGAGTATGTCGAAGACAGCAGCCTGCGTTTCAAGGACTGGACGCTAAAGCTGCAGGGCCAGACCGCCGAGCAGACCCGCGCGGTCGCCGAAGACCTGCAGCAGCAGCTCGCCGGCCAGCCGATCTTCCCGCTGGCCAATAAGATCGGCGGCAAGGTGGCCGGCGGCATGCAGCGGAAGGCGATCCAGGCGATCGTGGTGAGCCTGCTGGGCATCATCGCGTACGTCTGGTTCCGGTTCCAGAACATCGCGTTCGGACTGGCGGCGGTGGTCGCGCTCGTGCACGACGTGCTCGTCACGCTCGGCGCCATCGCGATCTCGGCCTACCTGGTGAACATGGTGCCGGCCCTGGCCGAGGCCCTGCAGATCCAGTCGTTCCAGATCAGCCTAACCGTGGTCGCCGCGTTCCTGACGATCATCGGCTACTCGCTGAACGACACCATCGTCATCTTCGACCGGGTGCGCGAGGTGCGGGGCAAGAGCCCTAAGCTCACGTTCTCGATGGTCAACACCAGCATCAACCAGACGCTGAGCCGGACCGTGCTGACCTCGCTCACGACCCTGCTCGTGGTAATCCTGCTGTACTTCTTCGGCGGCCCCGGCATCCACAGCTTCGCGTTCGCCTTAGTGGTCGGCGTGATCGTTGGTACCTACAGCACGATCTTCATCGCCTGCCCGGCGCTGCTGTCGATGGTGGGCGCCTCGCCCGACCCGGCCGCTAAGTCGGGCGGTTCGTCGGGCGGCTCCTCGTCTTCCGACGCCGCCTAG
- a CDS encoding HAD family hydrolase: MKPKFLYFDLGNVLVRFCNDTMVRQMAEVAGIREDAVRAAAFPTGTPDDIQWQFECGRLTPDEYYAWFCEATNSSPDRAALELACSDIFAPIDASLELVTALAAAGHRLGILSNTNAVHWPFLTSSFPQLNEAFELHVTSFGARSMKPDREIYDQAAERAGCELGELFFTDDRHENVAGAVAVGIDAVPFESTEQLAGELRRRGVAW, translated from the coding sequence ATGAAGCCCAAGTTCCTGTACTTCGATCTCGGCAACGTGCTGGTCCGGTTCTGCAACGACACCATGGTCCGCCAGATGGCCGAGGTAGCCGGGATCCGTGAGGACGCGGTCCGCGCGGCGGCGTTCCCGACCGGCACGCCCGACGACATCCAGTGGCAGTTCGAGTGCGGTCGGCTCACGCCCGACGAGTACTACGCCTGGTTTTGCGAGGCGACCAACTCGTCGCCGGACCGCGCGGCGCTCGAGCTGGCCTGCAGCGACATCTTCGCCCCGATTGACGCGTCGCTGGAGCTGGTCACTGCGCTTGCGGCGGCCGGCCACCGGCTGGGGATCTTGTCGAATACCAACGCGGTGCACTGGCCGTTCCTGACCAGCAGCTTCCCGCAGCTCAATGAAGCATTCGAGCTGCACGTGACCAGCTTCGGCGCCCGGTCGATGAAGCCGGACCGCGAGATCTACGACCAGGCCGCCGAGCGGGCCGGCTGCGAGCTGGGCGAGCTGTTCTTCACCGACGACCGCCACGAGAACGTCGCGGGGGCCGTCGCCGTGGGGATCGACGCCGTGCCGTTCGAGTCGACCGAGCAGCTCGCCGGCGAGCTGCGGCGGCG
- a CDS encoding B12-binding domain-containing radical SAM protein, translating to MRALLIAPCFPDTFWSFSHALWFVRKRSSFPPLGLLTVAGMFPADWEVRLVDTNVRRLRASDLRWADTAWIGGMTVQKKSALEILSRCRAAGVKTVVGGPMATCEPDAFDEADHLVLNEAEVTLPGMLSDLESGSLRRVYENDEKPDLALTPPPRWDLAPLRRYASMCVQFSRGCPYDCEFCNVTALLGKRPRTKPPERVIAELDGLYVQGWRGPVFFVDDNLIGNRKEVRKLLPMLAGWQRGKQPTPFYTEATINLADDEPLQRSMVDAGFDTVFVGIETPDQDSLTECHKTQNLKRDLVADVRKLHRAGLQVQAGFIVGFDSDTASIFRRQIDFIQQSGIVTAMVGLLQAPVGTRLYESLKNQGRLLTNSSGDNVDGTTNVLTKMPLDRLTAGYKSIMNSVYAPEAYYQRLKTFLSDYRTPPLRPRLTVGQLMAFGRSVWRLGVWSRGRGQFWRLLGWTAWNRPQHFALAVRLWIYGHHFREVCRLRLQET from the coding sequence ATGCGCGCGCTGCTGATCGCCCCCTGCTTCCCCGACACGTTCTGGTCGTTCAGCCACGCGTTGTGGTTCGTCCGGAAGCGTTCCTCGTTCCCACCGCTGGGGCTGCTCACGGTCGCCGGCATGTTTCCCGCAGACTGGGAGGTGCGGCTGGTCGACACCAACGTGCGTCGCCTCCGCGCCAGTGACCTGCGGTGGGCGGACACCGCGTGGATCGGCGGCATGACCGTGCAGAAGAAGTCGGCGCTCGAGATCCTGTCTCGCTGCCGCGCCGCGGGCGTGAAGACCGTCGTCGGCGGCCCGATGGCGACCTGCGAGCCCGACGCGTTCGACGAGGCCGACCACCTGGTGCTCAACGAGGCCGAGGTGACCCTGCCGGGGATGCTCAGCGACCTGGAGTCTGGTTCGCTGCGGCGGGTCTACGAGAACGACGAGAAGCCGGACCTGGCGCTGACGCCGCCGCCGCGGTGGGACCTCGCGCCGCTGCGGCGCTACGCGTCGATGTGCGTGCAGTTCAGCCGGGGCTGCCCCTACGACTGCGAGTTCTGCAACGTCACCGCGCTGCTGGGCAAACGCCCCCGCACCAAACCGCCCGAGCGGGTGATTGCCGAGCTCGACGGCCTGTACGTGCAGGGTTGGCGGGGGCCGGTGTTTTTTGTCGACGACAACCTGATCGGCAACCGCAAGGAGGTCCGCAAGTTGTTGCCAATGCTCGCCGGCTGGCAGCGCGGCAAGCAGCCGACCCCCTTCTACACCGAGGCCACCATCAACCTGGCCGACGACGAGCCGCTCCAGCGGTCGATGGTTGACGCCGGTTTCGACACCGTGTTTGTCGGCATCGAGACCCCCGACCAGGACTCGCTCACCGAGTGCCACAAGACGCAGAATCTCAAGCGTGACCTCGTGGCAGACGTCCGCAAGCTGCACCGCGCTGGGCTGCAGGTGCAGGCCGGGTTTATCGTCGGATTCGACTCCGACACGGCGAGCATCTTCCGGCGGCAGATCGACTTCATCCAGCAGAGCGGCATCGTCACCGCAATGGTCGGCCTGCTGCAGGCGCCCGTCGGCACGCGGCTGTACGAGTCGCTCAAGAACCAGGGGCGGCTGCTCACCAACAGCAGCGGCGACAACGTCGACGGCACCACCAACGTGCTCACCAAGATGCCGCTCGACCGGCTGACCGCCGGCTACAAGTCGATCATGAACAGCGTCTACGCGCCCGAGGCATACTACCAGCGGCTCAAGACATTCCTGAGCGACTACCGCACACCGCCGCTCCGGCCGCGGCTGACGGTGGGACAACTGATGGCGTTTGGCCGCAGCGTCTGGCGGCTGGGCGTCTGGTCGCGGGGTCGCGGCCAGTTCTGGCGGCTGCTGGGCTGGACCGCCTGGAACCGCCCGCAGCACTTCGCGCTGGCGGTGCGGCTGTGGATCTACGGTCACCATTTCCGCGAGGTCTGCCGACTGCGGCTGCAGGAAACCTGA
- the yajC gene encoding preprotein translocase subunit YajC, giving the protein MLVLAEISTCPVVLAQGGGGSLLSLLPLVLIMALGYAMFVLPQQKKERSYREMVANLKEKDHVLTSAGIYGVVTGVQRDQERVTIRVDEATGAKIRVAMWAITDVITDEKPGDAASPAKDSKK; this is encoded by the coding sequence GTGCTAGTCCTTGCTGAGATCTCGACCTGCCCCGTTGTCCTCGCTCAGGGGGGCGGCGGCAGCCTGCTATCGCTCCTGCCGCTGGTGCTGATCATGGCGTTGGGCTACGCCATGTTCGTGCTGCCCCAGCAGAAGAAAGAGCGTTCGTACCGGGAAATGGTCGCCAATCTCAAGGAAAAGGACCACGTGCTGACCTCCGCCGGGATCTACGGGGTGGTGACCGGCGTGCAGCGGGACCAGGAAAGAGTCACCATCCGGGTGGACGAGGCCACAGGGGCCAAGATCCGCGTCGCGATGTGGGCCATTACCGATGTGATCACGGACGAAAAGCCGGGCGACGCCGCGTCGCCCGCCAAGGACAGCAAGAAATAA